gcctcctcctgctgGAGAAACAACCACCCTCCATCACGAGCAGAAGCGGGGCCACGAGCCTGTCCCTCCACCACGGGCCTCGACGAGCGACTTCAGGGGAACACCCGGTGCTCTCCATGGACCCTTCTCCCTGCTTCGCCATCACGTTGTCGCCACCGCATCGCCCTTCTCTCTTAGGGTTCCCCTAAGCGGCCGCCGCGTCACTGCTATCCCTTTCCCCCCTCCTGTCACCTGCAACTGAATCGATTTTGACCAACGAGTGGGAGGATCCACAAAAGAACCTAGGCTGTTACTGGACCTTTTTGCAGACGCGCGATCGCAAATTCACTCAAATTTAATCGATTGATACTATACTACGTGGGATACAAGTTATGGGACTAATTTTGTTCGTTTTGCAATAGGTGGGACTAATTTGCATCCGGGTTGCAAGATGTGGGACTAAAATGTACTACCTCTGTCCGGATTTAATTGACTTCTATCAATGTGTTATTTGTTCATTAGCCTTCTCTTCCCCACGTCAATTAAATAGGAACGGAGGATACATCAGTAATTAAGCACGtcttttcctctttttttttttttgacatgaaGCACCTCTTTTCCTAGTTCTTGGGCAAAACCGTCCAAAACGCCCCAGTGTGTACTGTGTAGTGAGTTTGGTCAGTGGTTTGGCTACTGTCCTCTTCTCTACTTTCTGATCCGAGACGCGAGACACTCTGCAGCCGAGCGGCCCAAACATGCTGCGCGGCCCGGCCCACCCCATGCCggcgaccgccgccgccgccgccggcgggcaGCCGCTGGTGGTGACGCTCAACTGCCTCGAGGACCCGTCGGTGGAGCGGGACGCGCTGGCTGGCGCGGCGGCCGTGGAGCACGCGCCGCTCTCCGCGCTCTCCTCGGGCCACGTGGAGTCCGCCGCGGTCGTGCTCCTCACCTCGCTCGCCTTCCTCCCGCGCGCCGCGCAGCGCCGGCTCCGGCCATGGCAGCTGCTGCTGTGCCTGGGATCGCCCGACCGCGCAGCGGACGCCGCCGCGGCCGCTGAGCTCGGCCTCCGTCTCGTCCACGTCGACGCCAACCGCGCCGAGGAGATCGCTGACACGGTCATGGCGctcttcctcggcctcctccgccgcACCCACCTGCTTTCCGGGCACGCGTCCTCCTCCGCGCCGTCCGCCGCGTGGCTCGGCTCCGTCCAGCCGCTGTGCCGCGGCATGCGGCGCTGCCGTGGGCTCGTACTCGGCATCGTCGGCGTCAACGCCGCCGCGCGGTGCCTCGCCACACGCAGCCTCGCCTTCCGCATGAGCGTGCTCTACTTCGATCCGCTCTACGAGGTGCCGGATCCGCTATCTGTGCCCTTATAACCTGTGATCTGCTAGCCGCTTACTTCTAAATTGCTCTTTGAACTTGCACTTCTGCTGTTAGTTTTCTAATTCTAGGGTTCAACTGTGTGTCTTGCGCGTTGCTAGTTTAGTTGATTCTCAAGAGTCGATAGTAGCTGATTGTCCGAAAATATGCTACATTTGTTTCGTAATATATGTAATCAGTTTCTTTGGCATCCGTTCTAGCCTCCTGCTAGTTATGACTTGTGAGCATCTTGCCAGGATACTGTCCCATCTTTTTGTACTAAAGCTAAATCATTTGCATGTATTTGTTGGCCAGTGACTTTTCGGTATAAGATTCAGTAAAGATGATCAGACAGTCTGAAATTCTTTGATACACTGTATGCCCTTTCAAGATGAGTGATCTGATCCCCTAGTATTGAGATCTAAAAACTCATTTTTTAAAAATTCACAACAAGCCGACTGGCGAGTAGTTTATGGTCTTAAATGATCACTTTAAATTGGTGTGCTCTTAATTTAATGGTTAAATTATAAACTTTCTATTCAGATATTGTTGTATTTGCCCAAGTTGGTACTCACCCAAGAAATTTATTAGCTATGATTATGTTTCTTTACCATAGAACAAACTGTAAACAATACAAGTATGTAATGTTCAACATTTTGTGAAGGGTGCTGGCAAAACAAGGAGGCCTTCTATTGTATTTCCTTCTGCTGCCAGAAGAATGGATACTCTGAATGATTTATTGGCAGCAAGCGACCTTGTTTCACTCCACTGTACGTTAACAAATGATACAACAAACATACTTAGTGCTGAGCGCCTGCAGCACATAAAACCTGGTAAAATAGTTTCTTTCTCATTTCCATTTTCCCGTTTCGCTCTCTATTTTGGCTTTCACATGCTTACCTGTTTTCTTAGTTCATAGTAGATCACTCTCTGATTGAAAATCTTTTGAGTCTTGCAGGAGCTTTCATTGTCAATACCAGTAGCTGCCAGCTGATAGATGACTGTGCACTGAAACAACTCTTGCTCGATGGCACTATAGCCGGATGCGCATTGGATGGTGCTGAAGGTCCACAATGGATGGAAGCATGGGTATGGAACTTACATCTGGCTACAATCGATTTTGTTCAAAGGACAAGTATTTAGGGCCGGAGGAGTACATAAAACAATGTCATCCTATAGAAGTATAGATTGATCGGTTCTTCCCAGTGCGCCTTTTTTGAGATTCAATTTCTTTACATAGGAAAAGTTGAGTTGTTCTATCGTGACACTGTTACAGTTTCTAGTTCACCAATTGCAGAAGGTGCTCCTTGTTAACGTAATTACATTCCTCAGTGAGGTTAGGGAAAATAATGCAATTGATGTTTTCTACTTCACAGTGGTACAGACTATATGGTCAGCCAGTTGATCTGCCTGTTAATTCCAAAAGATACACAGCTGATGCCCTCTTTAGTTTGGTTGCTCTACGCATGTACTATGACTGCTGTACTATGTACTTTAGCATCATGATTATATCCAGAAGAGCATGTTCTACCACAAATTAAATGGATGATTAGGAACTAAACATGTTTTTATTGGTCATTAATAGGTACATGAGATGCCAAATGTGTTAATTCTTCCTCGAAGTGCAGACTACAGTGAAGAAGTGTGGATGGAAATTAGAGAGAAAGCAATCGCAATATTACAGTCCTTTTTCTTTGATGGCATTGTTCCAAACAATGCTATTTCTGATGACGATGAAGCATTAAGTGAAGTTGGTTGTGAAGATGATCAGCTATATAAACAGGCAAATGAACACGAACAGCAGACAGATGAAAGCCAACTGACTCTAGAGTGTGACAAGAGAAGAGCTATCTACAAGCCAGAAGTCCCTGAAGCTTCAGCGTCGTCCCAAAATATTGGCTCCAGATCAGAAGGGAGACGCAGCCGATCTGGGAAGAAAGGGAAAAAGAGACCTGCACGGCGCAGATCGCAACAGAAGATGGATGAGTTATCAACTGTGGAGAGTGGAAGTAATTATTCTTCACGTAGAGAGGATGATACCATAATGAGTGGTAGGGATCAGGTGTTAAGTTCCAGTTCACGATTTGCTTCCCCTGAGGACTCCAAAAATAAGCTCAGGTCTTCTGCTGAATCTCCAATGGAAATAATTTCTGAACACAAGTTATCTGGAGGGCTTGGTAGAAAGCCTCCCGAGAGGCTCAAAGATGGCTTTGTTGTTGCCCTAAGGACAAGAGATAATTCGGGTTTCCATGTTTCAAGAGAAAGAGTTGCTGGTGGTGGCTGGTATCTTGATGTTGTGTCAAATGCTACAAAGAGAGATCCTGCTGCTCAGTTCCTAATCACATTTAAAAATAAGGTGGCACTTagttttccctttttctttgctTTGCTGTTAATTAACATGTCAGGTAGTTTGCTTGGATGTTGTACAAATACAAATACATGTATTTATGGTCAGACTTGCACTTTGCAGGATACGATGGGACTCCGATCTTTCGTTGCTGCGGGCAAACTATTGCAGGTAATAATACCCTGTTCAGTTAGTGCTCTCACTCCCTGGGGATTTTTGTGAGAGCTGCATATAGTAGTACTGAAATTAAAGATTATACTTGGCGTACTTCTGTGCATAAACTTTTACAATAGATGAAATCTAACATCTAAACTCAGCTCACGTCATTCAATTTATTTTTAATGGTTTTGAAATGCTCATTCCATGTTCGACTCCGTTGCTGGAGGTTTTAGGAGTTTGTAAACAGAATTACCGATTTGTTCATACATTTCACAATCCCTGTATAATTTTCGTTGTTTGAAGTGAAAAGATTCATCTGGATTGCTGATTTACTACGTTTAACTGTCTTTTAACTTGTCTTCAGGTTAATAAGAAGTCGGAGCTTGTTTTTGCCAATCATGCTTTTGATGTTTGGGAGAGCTGGACGCTAGAAGGATCTTTGCTGGAATGTTGCAGACTGGTCAACCACAGAAATTCTTCGGTATGGCCACTTATTTATCACCATTTTTTGCACATTCATGTTCTGGAGAACAGTACTATCAATATTTGATGTGGATCTTGTTCGGTATGTGCAAAAATTTCAGAATTAAGATCCACATCAAATATTGATAGTACTGTTCTCCACTTTTATTTATCACAAAAAAGAGAGTGTCCATTCATGTTCTGGACCAGGATGTTCCACTTTCATTGACTTCTAGGAACATGAACGGTTGTGTTTTGTAGTTTCCTGATGGTTTAAACTGTCTGCAGGCTGTATTGGAGGTCTACATTGAAATCCTCGCAGCCGTGAGCGAAGAAGATGGCGTCACCAGGTGGCTCGATTGATCAATGATCCACCTGCCTTATAGGACAATTAAAACAACTGACTCTGTGTTGTATTCTGGCTGGTCTGGGTTTGTCCAAGTTTACTCTATTCTCTTGCCAAATGATCACTTTTGGCCATTCTGTTCCAGACATCTTGCAGAGCCACTGTGAATTGTTTCATAGTTTTGGTGCTGTAGTCATGTATGAGTATCCAGTGTGAACGGCACGCGTGCTATTTCCAGTGGAGAATCTAGCCTAGTATTTCACACCCTGAACTTGTGAAGAATTACATTACACACTCGCAAAAGATTCAGTCTGTAGCATTCAAGTCGCAGTAATCAGTTATTCCTCATCCTTTTTGTCATCTTCCTTCCATAGCTCGGGCCAGTTGGTCTGGAGCTCGTCGATGCCGAGCAGCGAGCCTTCCTTATCCGGGTCCCAGCTCGTCGACAGCGTGCCGTAGGCGATCCCTCCCGCCGACGTGCCGAAGGAGAGGAGGATGGTGAGCAGCTGCACCCACGACGGCACCTCCACCCCGCCCCCGCGCTTGAGCGCGTCGTAGATGTTGAGGAGGGCGACGCCCGACGCCATGGGGATGCCCACCGTGAACAGGATCCGCTTGAGGATGCGGTCGAACACCACCTGCGGTATCTCGTCGTCGTcattgccgccgccgccgccgtccaccTCGCGGGCGGCCTCGACGAGCGACTCCTTCAGgaggagctgctgctgctcctcccgCTCCCGTagccgctgctgctgccgcagcttctCTTTGCGGCTCGTCTTCTTCAAGCTGGGCGGCGCGTTCGTGCTTGCGCTGTCCGCGGCTGGTGTGTCGACGCCGCTGCCGTTCCCGTTGCCGGCTGCGCGTAGTCGCCGGGATGGGGCTGGTTGTCGTTTGGAGGGCGCTGCGTGAGGTGGTGAGAGCATGGACGTGGCGGGGGAGCAGTGCATCCATGGATGATGGGGGTGTGGGGTGGGGTGAGGTGGCTGGAGAGCCGCTTGGTGGAGCAAGGCGGCCATGCTCGCCGCCGGTGGATTGGTAAGGGGCGACCAGCTGCTCCCCTCTCGGTCTCTGGCGATTTAGCCTTATCTTCATGGCCTCATGTGCAAGTGGTGGCGCGCAAGTGCGTTCTCGGTGTGTTTCTGAGTTGGGTGCCACGTGGACGAGTTCCACAAGAAATATCCAGGGAAATTGCATAAACCACCGGGTGCATAAACTACTCGTTTATACTACCTGATTTTTCTAAatctggatgtatctagacgtTATTAGTGTTTAGATACATCCACATTTAGACAAACCTTAGACATTATTtctagacggagggagtatgttttTTCCACAAGGACTATTCATGTAGTACATGTCTAAATATCACATTAAGCTGATTAACAACACATATAATGATTGAGGCCAGTGGCCGACCCAGAAAAATATATGAGTGGCGGCAAATCAAATGAGCGGAGGCATTTCTTGTACGAATTTACAAAATCTGAAGAAATTTTAGTCAAATATGAATAAAAACTAGAGGAATTCAACATTTTAAGTGGGGGCGCATGCCCCCACTGAGCTACACCTGGGTCCACCCCTGATTGAGGCCCGCATGTAATCATCTAACAATGCACGGTAACTAGTTTGGAAATTTTTGTAATATCTTGAAGTTCTCAAAAGAAATTGTGACATTTTTGAacttttcaaaataaaattataAATCCAGTTTGCGCTACAATATGAATGTGAAATCATAGGTCTAAAACATCAAGACAGCACAAGATCATGCATGTCAGCGGCTAGAACACATAACTCACATAATCTTTCGCAGAAAAAATATCACATAAAGTCCGAGAGGATTGAGATGAACATTACGAGGTGCTGGAGTTGCCATCGTCGCCTGCTTGTTGCAGGCGTGAAGCAGCGAGGTCGTGGACGGCACTGCCCTCTCCCGATTGGTGGAGATGAGGGAATATGGGGAGCAACTTTGGCAGATCGTGAACTGATCGATCGTCTACGGGCTTCTCACCCTTTTATATGGCGCGGTACAACTGGGGACCAAACCATTGAGTTGGTTTTAGTGCCCCCGATCGGGATGCGTAGGAAGAGGTCACGTACTGGAAAAGCTCCTGGACGTTGGTCCTATGGGCCCTCCTTTTTATCAACGTTATTTGCTTTTGACTATCTTATATTATCGTTAACGGAACCTGACAGTCATTATTGAACCAACACTTAAGTGAAAGATCGACGTGGATATTTTGGATAACGTGGGAATTTACGTGAAAATGTGGTGTGAGTTGTTTTGAACTTACCTGAGTAAGTCGTGGATTTGCGTTCATACTGGTTATTTCTTGTGTTCACTTTCAGGTGTTTGCCGAAGATTGAGGCACATGGTTGATGACGAGATCGAGGGACGAAGCTTAGGAGAAGCTGAGATCGATGGATCAAGGTCGGGCGACACGTTCGTGAATGAACAATGCAAGTGAACACTGTGATGATCTGGGAGAGCTCATGTTTGTCGTACATACTTTGTATCGAATGTGTACGCATGGTATTGGAGTTCCTACATGATGGTCGAGGTTTGAAGGCATCACAAGGAGAGTTGATGGTGTAATCTTGCATGGACCTGAAGCTACCTAGAACAAGTCCTAGCCAAGCTCAAGGATGATGTGAGATAAAATGCTGCTAGGTAGGACAAGTCCTAGATAGGTTTAGGGATGATTAAAACAAAACCAAATCTGTCTTCACTCCTCAAGATTACTTCAGGTGAAAAAACAACCaacatgaaagttgcatacattgtCGAGATGAACAAATTTTACGATCATCTTAATCTGAGATCATATACGAACAAGGATCATTACAGTATCCTTATTGGATTAAGACCTAGTTTAGGGTCACGAATTTGCTTCTATAAATATAGGGGTCCGGGATAGGTTTTGCAGGTGAATGTGAGGGAACTTGGTGTTTTAACCTAGAGCTATACTTGGAGAATTCTTGATGCATGATCGCATCTTCTTTAATCGACCGACCTTGTTTCAGTAAGGTGCTTCAGTGGTGGTGTTATATCTGTTTCTTCTTGGATCTTCATGCTAGATCTTTCTAACAATTTGTTGGAGGTTTCTCACGAGATCAAGGGAAGTATGTGTTGCGATTTATTCACCTTTGTTGCTATTTCTTGACATTGGTTTTAGATTGATTCTTGTAAATGTTTGTCAGTCATTACTGTTTCGATTATATCTTCTTATTCAAACTTCGGTTGAGCTGATTCTTGTTGCTTTGGTTAGATAATTTACATGTCTTTTGTTGAAGTACTCATACACAATTCTTAGTTCAACGGATCCGGAGTTACAACTATTTTACGTGCTCCATCTTGATCTCGTCGATGGCGGCCAGCAGAGCACCACAAAACATCGAGCTCCATGGAGGAGGCCAGCCGACGAGATGGGGATGGGACccgggaggaggagaagggagGGTGGCGGCTAGGGAGGCGGAGAGGTGCCGCCTCTCGCGGTAGGAGAAGGGAAGAATGTGAATTGGGGGAGGAagatgcggggggggggggggggggggggattggtTGGAGGAGGCGTGCGAggcgatttgccatgcggcggctagggttctcATCACATGCTTCCCTTTTTACCATGTGGTTAAAACGAGCTGACAACCGAGATTCGCCGAAGACAAGACCTAACAGCGGGTAAAATCAGATTTACCCGGGTGCCCCATGGGGTTGAGATGCTGCTGATACAGATCCCTGTCTCGGTTCGACTTCCACCATTGCCCTACCTGGCACCCTGGCGCACGTCGTTGCCCACATCGCGTGGCTGCCCTTGCACCGCCCAAAACACTCGACCAAGATCAAGTTCCAACGTATGCATGCCTCGCTCTTGCCGCGCCTCAGCGGGCCTAACGCACGTAGACGGAAGACCAACACGAACCTCAGCTTCTTGTCCTATCTATCTTGGAGCTCTTTGGAACACACATCAAATACTGTAGATATATTCTGAGTCTATATCTCCTGCTAGGAAAAAAAAGTATATGCAACTGGGCCGCAGCATCTCCCTCTTGGGACCTCTCCTAAGATTGCGACATGTTATCTTTTTTTACGAGGGATTGCAACACGTCATCAGTTTGCAGTAACCTTAAAGCCCTGGCCTGTCTTTCCCATAGTACTTCTAATTGTGAAAGCAGCTGCATCTGGGTCATATAAGTCATTCATCTATACCTatgtaatactccctctgttccattctatagtgcctatagatttttggcacggaaattagcgcaaaaatattttttacacaagacccctagctGGACGATtggagatcaacgtaaaatttgggaaatccatatcttcttaacttaccataacaaatttgggacctgaacgatttgggagctaaacggggaggggtaattgaaaaaatgcTAAGCTAAAactttatattctgaaacaaatgacaaaaatctataggcactatagaaaggaacagagggagtaataAAAGAAGGATTGTTTTCTTGGTCCAACACTTTTTTTTGAACCGATTTACCTCTATATTGTCAAGACAAGTTGAAAACAATTACAAAATTTACTACCGCGTACATGCTCCGTGTTTGAGTCGGTTGGTCGATCTGCCTGTTCCGCACTGTGGGCTGGCCCATGTATACAACGGCCGAATTCACCATCACAAGCACGGACCGATGGTTGTGGTTTATTTATCGCAAGGTGTGAGCTCTGCTTCTTTATAGGGAATTGCGCCGGTTTATATACGAAAATTTCCACGAGA
This Lolium perenne isolate Kyuss_39 chromosome 1, Kyuss_2.0, whole genome shotgun sequence DNA region includes the following protein-coding sequences:
- the LOC127307140 gene encoding C-terminal binding protein AN, with translation MLRGPAHPMPATAAAAAGGQPLVVTLNCLEDPSVERDALAGAAAVEHAPLSALSSGHVESAAVVLLTSLAFLPRAAQRRLRPWQLLLCLGSPDRAADAAAAAELGLRLVHVDANRAEEIADTVMALFLGLLRRTHLLSGHASSSAPSAAWLGSVQPLCRGMRRCRGLVLGIVGVNAAARCLATRSLAFRMSVLYFDPLYEGAGKTRRPSIVFPSAARRMDTLNDLLAASDLVSLHCTLTNDTTNILSAERLQHIKPGAFIVNTSSCQLIDDCALKQLLLDGTIAGCALDGAEGPQWMEAWVHEMPNVLILPRSADYSEEVWMEIREKAIAILQSFFFDGIVPNNAISDDDEALSEVGCEDDQLYKQANEHEQQTDESQLTLECDKRRAIYKPEVPEASASSQNIGSRSEGRRSRSGKKGKKRPARRRSQQKMDELSTVESGSNYSSRREDDTIMSGRDQVLSSSSRFASPEDSKNKLRSSAESPMEIISEHKLSGGLGRKPPERLKDGFVVALRTRDNSGFHVSRERVAGGGWYLDVVSNATKRDPAAQFLITFKNKDTMGLRSFVAAGKLLQVNKKSELVFANHAFDVWESWTLEGSLLECCRLVNHRNSSAVLEVYIEILAAVSEEDGVTRWLD
- the LOC127307147 gene encoding uncharacterized protein; protein product: MAALLHQAALQPPHPTPHPHHPWMHCSPATSMLSPPHAAPSKRQPAPSRRLRAAGNGNGSGVDTPAADSASTNAPPSLKKTSRKEKLRQQQRLREREEQQQLLLKESLVEAAREVDGGGGGNDDDEIPQVVFDRILKRILFTVGIPMASGVALLNIYDALKRGGGVEVPSWVQLLTILLSFGTSAGGIAYGTLSTSWDPDKEGSLLGIDELQTNWPELWKEDDKKDEE